The Agromyces atrinae genome window below encodes:
- a CDS encoding HpcH/HpaI aldolase family protein gives MSSDAPRTVQIGGWSMLGSPAAASLMAHIGADWLLLDGQHGLYDDASIIASLATAPTETVVYVRVPTNSAALIGRALDAGAAGVVVPMVQDAAEAAAAAAATRYAPEGSRSWGPLAAYRGAPVTPAAEANRLVSCAVMVETDVAVGNVDAIAATPGVDMVLVGPFDLSIALGLTLGELLADHSPGNPLDTVVAACRAAGTTAGAFAGSLDVARELIGRGFTSVAVAVDSQLITAAGTALVAEARALAGSDSEDPA, from the coding sequence GTGAGTTCAGACGCACCGAGAACCGTACAGATCGGCGGGTGGTCGATGCTCGGCAGCCCCGCCGCCGCCTCCCTCATGGCGCACATCGGCGCCGATTGGCTGCTGCTCGACGGCCAACACGGTCTCTACGACGACGCGAGCATCATCGCGTCGCTCGCGACGGCGCCCACCGAGACCGTCGTCTACGTGCGGGTTCCCACCAACTCGGCCGCGCTCATCGGGCGTGCGCTCGACGCCGGCGCCGCGGGTGTCGTCGTGCCGATGGTGCAGGACGCCGCCGAAGCCGCCGCCGCGGCAGCCGCCACGCGGTACGCGCCCGAGGGGTCACGCTCGTGGGGTCCGCTCGCGGCCTACCGCGGCGCACCCGTCACTCCCGCCGCCGAGGCCAACCGCCTCGTCTCGTGCGCCGTCATGGTCGAGACGGATGTCGCGGTCGGCAACGTCGACGCGATCGCCGCGACGCCCGGCGTCGACATGGTGCTCGTCGGTCCCTTCGACCTCTCGATCGCCCTCGGCCTGACCCTCGGCGAGCTCCTCGCCGACCACTCCCCCGGCAACCCGCTCGACACCGTCGTCGCCGCGTGCCGCGCCGCCGGCACCACGGCCGGCGCCTTCGCCGGCAGCCTCGACGTCGCGCGCGAGCTGATCGGCCGCGGGTTCACGTCCGTCGCCGTCGCCGTCGACAGCCAGCTCATCACCGCCGCGGGCACGGCACTCGTCGCCGAAGCCCGAGCCCTCGCCGGCTCCGATTCGGAGGACCCCGCATGA